Proteins from a genomic interval of Nostoc sp. TCL240-02:
- a CDS encoding bifunctional sterol desaturase/short chain dehydrogenase: MIKMLAENLMGIEARLQINWVWLNAGLEFASWGLFSLLLAEVLRDTYHALCHQVSWLAKWHNKHHMAYRRDLSIVSMKIYQESQLYHDILESSLLLVVLVGVALIVQQLGLWLGVAYGSTFLYGASVRYFQGKIDTDYNHLPGPLETIPSIWWVNRSYHWRHHFDDVNAYYSGVFPLVDKILGTGLSLKGKTIALTGASGALGQALAAELVKNNAKVVALTTNPEKLVEQVGVKVVPWQLGNEAELRNSLEKVDILIINHGINVYASRTLEAINSSYEVNTFSALRLMDIFLTTVTGPQAKATKEIWVNTSEAEVSPALSPLYELSKRALGDVVTLKRLDGDCVIRKLILGPFKSQLNPYGVMSAQQVARAILFFARRDFRNIIVAINPLTYLLFPLKETSTSLYYRVFSRTAKSEQDLSKQ; encoded by the coding sequence ATGATAAAAATGCTAGCTGAAAACTTGATGGGAATTGAGGCAAGATTACAAATTAATTGGGTTTGGCTAAATGCCGGCTTAGAGTTTGCTAGTTGGGGACTTTTTTCACTTTTGCTTGCTGAGGTCTTGAGAGACACTTACCATGCTTTGTGTCACCAAGTCAGTTGGCTTGCTAAATGGCACAACAAACACCACATGGCCTATCGCCGAGATTTATCGATAGTTTCCATGAAAATTTACCAAGAATCGCAACTCTATCACGACATTTTAGAATCGAGTCTACTGCTGGTGGTGTTGGTAGGCGTTGCCTTAATTGTCCAACAATTGGGTTTATGGCTGGGAGTAGCTTATGGTTCCACCTTCTTGTATGGCGCATCTGTGCGGTATTTTCAGGGAAAAATTGATACAGACTACAACCACCTACCCGGCCCTTTAGAGACAATTCCATCCATTTGGTGGGTGAATCGGTCTTACCATTGGCGGCATCATTTTGATGATGTCAATGCTTACTACAGTGGTGTCTTTCCCTTAGTAGATAAAATTCTTGGTACAGGACTGTCTCTCAAGGGGAAAACCATCGCTTTAACCGGAGCATCAGGAGCGTTAGGGCAAGCTTTGGCAGCTGAACTTGTAAAGAACAATGCTAAAGTCGTGGCATTAACCACTAATCCAGAAAAATTAGTAGAGCAAGTTGGGGTGAAAGTGGTTCCTTGGCAGTTGGGTAATGAAGCTGAACTGAGGAATAGTTTAGAGAAAGTAGATATTTTAATTATCAACCACGGAATCAATGTCTACGCCAGCCGCACACTAGAGGCTATCAACTCTTCTTATGAGGTGAATACCTTTTCAGCGTTGCGGTTGATGGATATATTTTTGACAACCGTAACAGGGCCACAAGCCAAAGCAACGAAGGAAATCTGGGTAAATACTTCTGAGGCTGAGGTTTCTCCAGCACTGAGTCCACTTTATGAACTCAGCAAAAGAGCGTTAGGTGATGTTGTTACCCTCAAGCGTTTAGATGGGGATTGTGTAATTCGCAAGTTAATTCTTGGCCCGTTTAAGAGTCAACTGAATCCCTATGGTGTTATGTCTGCACAGCAAGTTGCTCGTGCTATCTTATTTTTCGCTCGGCGAGACTTCCGAAATATTATTGTGGCAATAAATCCTCTCACCTATCTGCTGTTTCCCTTAAAGGAAACTAGTACATCGCTCTACTATCGAGTCTTCAGCCGAACAGCGAAAAGTGAACAGGACTTAAGCAAACAATAG
- a CDS encoding fatty acid desaturase family protein: MSDAIIQSELLDNKADKEQNLCQILSVQELSVLNDRSNSKGLVQLALHLTVMICSGYLWGTNFGNWSLAIPALVIYGFSLASMFAPMHECVHRTAFANNRLNDAVAWFSGLLSFYNSTFFRRYHKWHHRYTRVPDKDPELTDLKPSNLGKYLLIISGLPWWRGKLSGHFQVATGQFDDFPFVPEAARAEVIRSTRWQLAIYVGAIAISILFGQPWFFLYWLLPLLIGQPILRFILLAEHTGCTLDANLLTNTRTTLTLWPVRFFMWNMPFHAEHHLYASIPFHALPKAHQQLSQHFTHIEPGYVKVNWDIITNF; this comes from the coding sequence ATGTCTGACGCAATTATTCAATCTGAATTATTGGATAACAAAGCTGATAAAGAGCAAAACCTCTGTCAGATTCTCAGTGTACAGGAGTTAAGTGTTCTAAACGATCGCTCCAACTCCAAAGGGCTAGTTCAACTGGCTTTGCACCTCACAGTCATGATTTGCAGTGGCTACCTGTGGGGAACAAACTTTGGCAATTGGTCACTGGCTATACCAGCACTGGTAATTTATGGCTTCAGTCTGGCTTCCATGTTTGCACCGATGCACGAATGCGTTCACAGAACGGCTTTCGCTAACAATCGATTAAATGATGCTGTCGCTTGGTTTTCCGGCTTGCTCTCATTTTACAACAGCACGTTCTTTCGTCGTTATCATAAATGGCATCATCGCTACACTCGCGTTCCTGACAAAGATCCCGAACTAACCGATCTCAAACCGAGTAATCTGGGTAAATACTTGTTGATAATTAGCGGTTTACCGTGGTGGCGGGGTAAATTAAGCGGACATTTTCAGGTGGCGACTGGTCAATTTGACGATTTTCCATTTGTGCCAGAAGCCGCACGAGCCGAAGTTATTCGCTCTACTCGATGGCAATTAGCTATTTATGTAGGTGCGATCGCAATCTCAATTCTATTTGGTCAGCCTTGGTTTTTCCTGTATTGGCTGCTACCCCTGCTTATAGGTCAGCCGATTCTCCGTTTCATTCTGCTAGCAGAACATACAGGTTGCACTCTTGACGCTAATCTGCTCACAAATACGCGTACAACCTTAACCCTTTGGCCTGTGCGATTTTTCATGTGGAATATGCCATTTCATGCAGAGCATCATTTGTACGCATCAATTCCTTTTCATGCTCTGCCAAAAGCACATCAGCAATTGAGCCAACACTTTACCCACATTGAACCTGGCTATGTGAAAGTCAACTGGGATATCATAACTAATTTCTAA